In Sphingobium baderi, a genomic segment contains:
- a CDS encoding TrbG/VirB9 family P-type conjugative transfer protein: MTEQPKTMDGADRVVIPFLPALRKKLGERLSPPASKLVVTDSGAKSRFWRGVGAVWHRLVVFSVVGAVAVTLAPHPAIASETPVPGPKDARVRNVNYDPDQVVTIVGSFRHAIEIQFGPNETVTQAALGDTISWQIAPVGNIVFLKPREKAGGTNLIVVTNVNGAPRTYHFNLTLGAGEAMYGIRFHYPREERAMATLQTQLAEVQAARAVENNITTAALDHAVIEGTRNMNYTVQGDSSLQPTEISDNGEFTVLRYPGHADIPSIFAVDVDGTETIVPYDVREDFVVIHAVYRQLRLRRGNVVLCIYNEAPPRNDRGDRTGTVSNIVERKVKGQ, from the coding sequence ATGACCGAACAGCCGAAGACCATGGACGGCGCCGATCGCGTCGTGATCCCCTTCCTCCCCGCGCTCCGCAAGAAGCTGGGCGAGCGCCTCTCGCCTCCGGCAAGCAAGCTGGTGGTGACGGATAGCGGCGCCAAAAGCCGTTTCTGGCGTGGTGTCGGGGCGGTGTGGCACCGGCTCGTCGTCTTCTCGGTCGTTGGGGCCGTGGCCGTCACGCTCGCTCCGCATCCGGCTATCGCATCCGAGACGCCCGTTCCTGGCCCAAAGGATGCGCGGGTCCGCAACGTCAACTACGATCCCGATCAGGTCGTGACGATCGTGGGCAGTTTTCGCCATGCGATCGAAATCCAGTTCGGCCCCAATGAAACCGTGACGCAGGCGGCGTTGGGCGACACGATCTCATGGCAAATCGCGCCCGTCGGCAACATCGTGTTCCTCAAGCCGCGCGAGAAGGCTGGCGGAACCAACCTGATCGTCGTCACCAACGTCAACGGCGCGCCGCGCACCTATCATTTCAATCTCACTCTCGGCGCCGGCGAGGCAATGTATGGCATCCGGTTCCATTACCCGCGCGAGGAGCGAGCTATGGCGACGCTTCAGACCCAGCTCGCCGAGGTACAGGCCGCGCGCGCGGTCGAAAACAACATCACCACAGCCGCGCTCGATCATGCCGTGATCGAAGGAACGCGAAACATGAATTACACGGTGCAGGGCGACTCCTCGCTCCAGCCCACCGAGATCTCCGACAATGGCGAGTTCACGGTGCTGCGCTACCCAGGCCACGCCGACATACCTTCAATTTTTGCCGTTGACGTGGACGGGACCGAGACGATCGTTCCCTACGACGTGCGCGAGGATTTTGTCGTGATCCATGCGGTCTATCGGCAGCTTCGGCTCCGTCGCGGCAACGTGGTGCTGTGCATCTACAATGAAGCGCCCCCTCGCAACGATCGCGGCGATCGGACGGGGACCGTCTCCAACATCGTCGAACGTAAAGTGAAGGGGCAGTAA
- a CDS encoding virB8 family protein produces MATVKAEDKEKYLESARTWEYDRMRAAIQSRRVAWTVAGGACALAVASVAAVVMLTPLKTVQPYVIRVDKTSGEAEIVTALKGPQPRTYDDAVNRYFISQYVRLREGWLNDAARENAYTVMLMSDQAEGGRYLNGVQSGNSNAPSNIYGDKGFVSIAIRTISFLSPTVAQVRYTKIITMGQNTPVAQNWNAIMTFKFTTAPEHEKDRNLNPLGFQVVNYRSDPEA; encoded by the coding sequence ATGGCTACGGTGAAGGCAGAAGATAAGGAAAAATACCTCGAAAGCGCGAGGACGTGGGAATACGACCGAATGCGCGCGGCGATCCAGTCCCGGCGCGTGGCGTGGACCGTCGCGGGAGGGGCATGTGCGCTCGCGGTCGCGTCTGTGGCGGCTGTCGTCATGCTCACACCTCTCAAGACCGTACAGCCCTATGTGATCCGGGTTGATAAGACCTCGGGCGAGGCAGAGATCGTGACGGCCCTCAAGGGGCCTCAGCCCCGCACCTACGACGATGCGGTCAATCGCTATTTCATTTCGCAATATGTGCGGCTGCGCGAGGGCTGGTTGAACGATGCAGCTCGTGAGAACGCCTATACGGTGATGCTAATGAGCGACCAGGCTGAAGGCGGCCGTTATCTCAACGGCGTTCAATCTGGCAACAGCAATGCCCCGTCGAACATCTACGGCGACAAAGGCTTCGTCTCGATCGCAATCCGCACGATCAGCTTCCTGAGCCCGACCGTGGCGCAAGTCCGCTACACGAAGATCATCACGATGGGGCAGAACACGCCGGTCGCGCAGAACTGGAACGCGATCATGACCTTCAAGTTCACCACGGCCCCCGAGCATGAGAAGGATCGCAACCTGAATCCTCTCGGCTTCCAGGTCGTGAATTATCGCTCTGACCCGGAGGCGTGA
- a CDS encoding type IV secretion system protein produces the protein MVLFTTMYGYVESAITSAVASFGSGLVSFVAAPLGVAATIYFLLLGFAVLRGAIQAPLRELVFQAGKVGFAIAAASAVGYSALVVNVATQLPSDIISAGSGTPVTNPGTTFDTYVSDTGKLASRMEQANATIQQMPSQGITDFRTPLIQLQSALVTYGCIGVLYVFAFLSAAVGFCIVIFAKLAVSICVALAPLALACLLFNSSRWLFDGWLKQTANYILLMVVMAIMTKFITGLQEASMDGIMGSIGDASNFVQMEDTYAVLNTDLMIVATVACCAIYIVGTIFFFQAPSIASGIAGGASSGGHGFLQTGMNMAANRLMFRRLAANTPRAGGAPATGGSVARSASGGG, from the coding sequence ATGGTCCTTTTCACGACCATGTATGGCTATGTAGAAAGCGCAATTACATCGGCCGTGGCGAGCTTCGGGTCCGGTCTTGTCAGCTTCGTGGCTGCGCCACTCGGCGTCGCCGCGACAATCTACTTCCTGCTTCTGGGTTTCGCGGTTCTTCGCGGCGCAATCCAGGCCCCCTTGCGCGAGCTGGTATTCCAAGCCGGCAAGGTCGGCTTCGCGATAGCAGCAGCCAGCGCCGTCGGCTACTCGGCGCTCGTCGTGAACGTCGCCACGCAGCTCCCGTCCGACATCATTTCGGCGGGATCGGGAACGCCTGTCACTAACCCCGGCACCACTTTCGATACCTACGTCTCCGATACCGGCAAATTGGCGTCGCGGATGGAACAGGCGAACGCGACCATCCAGCAGATGCCTTCACAGGGAATCACCGATTTCCGCACGCCGCTGATCCAGTTGCAGTCCGCGCTTGTGACCTATGGTTGCATCGGCGTCCTCTATGTGTTCGCCTTCCTGTCGGCCGCCGTCGGGTTCTGCATCGTCATCTTCGCGAAGCTGGCTGTGTCGATCTGCGTTGCGCTCGCGCCGCTCGCGCTCGCCTGCCTCTTATTCAACTCCTCGCGCTGGCTCTTTGATGGCTGGCTCAAACAGACCGCGAATTACATCCTCCTGATGGTCGTCATGGCGATCATGACGAAGTTCATCACCGGCCTTCAGGAAGCCTCCATGGACGGCATCATGGGGTCGATCGGCGATGCGTCCAACTTTGTCCAGATGGAGGATACCTACGCGGTCCTCAACACCGACCTGATGATTGTGGCGACCGTCGCGTGCTGCGCGATTTACATCGTCGGCACGATCTTCTTCTTCCAAGCGCCTTCGATCGCTTCGGGCATCGCGGGCGGAGCGTCCTCGGGTGGCCATGGCTTCCTGCAAACCGGCATGAACATGGCGGCCAATCGCCTGATGTTCCGACGCTTGGCCGCGAACACGCCCCGCGCTGGTGGAGCCCCCGCGACTGGCGGCTCCGTCGCTCGATCTGCTTCCGGGGGCGGCTGA
- a CDS encoding EexN family lipoprotein yields the protein MRKLLVLCFALAAAGCQQQPPAVPTTDELIKNPQLLAEWKTKCDSGEYSNLPADQKDNLCFTTREARRSIAMQKINSK from the coding sequence ATGCGAAAGCTGCTCGTCTTGTGCTTCGCCCTGGCCGCTGCCGGCTGTCAACAACAACCCCCTGCGGTCCCGACAACGGACGAGCTGATAAAGAATCCGCAGCTTCTCGCGGAATGGAAAACGAAATGTGACAGCGGGGAATACAGCAATCTCCCTGCCGATCAGAAGGATAATCTTTGTTTCACGACGCGAGAAGCGCGGCGCTCGATCGCCATGCAAAAGATCAACTCGAAATGA
- a CDS encoding type IV secretion system protein yields the protein MSLKHIIMFAAAPLALAATAAPASAQGIPVFDSTGYIQALATVQNTIKMIEQGEQQISTATNTLNSLQKLTNVNSIASSLFNSQTRNLLPNTTIDAQTLLGGDLTKIGSLGSLASSIQSRYTISSSGSDADTAYNQALKDATGSAAATAAFGENTLNVTQQRMQLLDQLREQLSSAKDPKDVMDLNARISVEQAQLQNDMLKLQAIQTAQFGHANLAIATAQTSAARNAASFYDANTLRK from the coding sequence ATGTCGCTCAAGCACATCATCATGTTCGCAGCGGCGCCCTTGGCGCTCGCTGCGACCGCCGCCCCGGCCTCGGCGCAGGGTATCCCGGTTTTCGATTCCACGGGCTACATACAAGCCCTCGCGACCGTTCAGAACACGATCAAGATGATCGAACAGGGCGAGCAGCAAATCTCGACCGCCACCAACACGCTCAACTCGCTGCAAAAGCTGACGAACGTGAACAGCATCGCATCGAGTCTCTTCAATTCTCAGACGCGCAACCTCCTGCCAAACACGACCATCGACGCACAAACGCTGTTAGGCGGCGATCTGACCAAGATCGGCTCGCTGGGCTCGCTCGCCAGCAGCATCCAGTCCCGCTACACGATTTCGTCCTCCGGGTCGGACGCGGACACCGCCTACAACCAGGCGCTCAAGGATGCGACCGGCTCTGCCGCTGCTACGGCCGCCTTCGGCGAGAACACGTTGAACGTGACGCAGCAGCGGATGCAGCTCCTCGATCAGCTCCGCGAGCAACTGTCGAGCGCCAAAGACCCCAAGGACGTGATGGACCTGAACGCCCGTATCTCGGTCGAGCAGGCGCAGCTCCAGAACGACATGCTGAAGTTGCAGGCGATCCAGACGGCTCAGTTTGGACACGCGAACCTTGCGATCGCGACGGCGCAAACCTCGGCTGCCCGCAATGCGGCCTCATTCTACGACGCCAACACTCTCAGGAAGTAA
- a CDS encoding VirB4 family type IV secretion/conjugal transfer ATPase, which produces MAKFTLKHKQVALREADDIKFIPYTRHVDDTIVALEDGSLMRMYRVDGRPFETSDIADLNTWHNKLNIAWRSIGDDRVALWTHLVRTATDPILEGEFHSDFARTLQERYAERLKEKVLYHNEFYVTIIVRPSNMAGDQVTRLFAKRQPGAEIDDRALAIMADKCRDFESLLADTSPTPLSLYEHNGNLFSQPMEVLHFILTGDRIRVPLLNGRLGQALYTSRVIFGREAAEIRLPDKSHWLGMFGVREYVATTRTGQFNSLLTLDFPFVLTQSFAPLVKSVASERFTKKYKQMVSSDDAGVSQAMELLDGVDDLMANRFVLGEHHLSIAVMDDDKRRLLDRLSIARSAAADTGMVMAREDVALEAAFWAQLPGNFKMRARPAVINSRNFAALSPFYTFPAGRKSGNHWGEAVTLLKTRAGSSFWFNFHRQDIGHTLIIGPTGAGKTVLQNFLQAQLEKTGAKQVFFDKDRGAEIFVRACGGTYLALRNGEPTGFAPLKGLSPTHENMAFLRQFIRVLVRREGRPLTVGEEKLIDDGLDAVMKLPAEKRSFHDLRELLSYSDAEGIGARLERWCSGGPLGWAFDGPVDEVSLAARFVGFDMTDFLENPEIRTPMMLYLFHRVDELLDGQRVVVDIDEFWKALQDDAFRAFAQDGLKTFRKRNAFMVFGTQSPADALRSPIAHSIIEQTATKILLPNSDAKKSDYCDGLGLTEAEYRLIREDLTPESRCFLVKQGHTSIVAKLDLGGMGDELSVLSGRAETLAVMEDAIARAGNDPAAWLPLFYAHERRS; this is translated from the coding sequence ATGGCTAAATTCACCCTGAAGCACAAACAGGTCGCCCTTCGCGAAGCGGATGACATCAAATTCATCCCCTACACGCGGCATGTCGATGACACGATCGTCGCGCTGGAAGACGGCTCACTCATGCGGATGTATCGCGTCGACGGGCGGCCGTTCGAGACGAGCGACATCGCCGATCTCAACACATGGCATAACAAGCTCAACATCGCGTGGCGCTCGATCGGTGACGATCGGGTTGCCCTCTGGACGCACCTCGTCCGCACGGCGACGGACCCTATCCTTGAAGGCGAGTTCCATTCCGATTTCGCCCGCACGCTACAGGAGCGTTACGCGGAGCGGCTGAAGGAAAAGGTTCTCTACCACAACGAGTTTTACGTCACGATCATCGTGCGGCCCTCGAACATGGCCGGCGACCAGGTGACACGCCTTTTCGCCAAGCGCCAACCCGGTGCGGAGATTGACGATCGCGCTCTCGCGATCATGGCAGACAAATGCCGCGATTTTGAATCGCTGCTGGCGGACACAAGCCCGACGCCGCTCTCGCTCTACGAGCATAACGGCAACCTTTTCTCGCAACCCATGGAGGTGCTGCACTTCATCCTGACCGGCGACCGCATCCGCGTGCCGCTGTTGAACGGGCGGCTCGGGCAGGCCCTCTATACGTCGCGGGTGATCTTCGGGCGCGAGGCCGCTGAAATTCGGCTCCCCGACAAGTCGCACTGGCTCGGTATGTTCGGCGTCCGCGAATATGTCGCCACGACGCGGACGGGGCAGTTCAATAGCCTGCTGACGCTCGATTTCCCGTTCGTGCTGACGCAGAGCTTCGCGCCGCTGGTAAAGTCCGTGGCGAGCGAGCGCTTCACGAAAAAATACAAGCAAATGGTGTCGTCCGACGATGCCGGCGTCAGTCAGGCCATGGAGCTGCTGGATGGCGTCGATGATCTGATGGCGAACCGCTTCGTCCTGGGCGAGCATCATTTGTCGATCGCGGTGATGGACGATGACAAGCGGCGCCTGCTCGATCGACTCTCCATTGCGCGTTCCGCCGCGGCCGATACCGGCATGGTGATGGCCCGCGAGGACGTGGCGCTGGAAGCGGCGTTTTGGGCGCAGCTTCCCGGCAATTTCAAAATGCGGGCGCGGCCTGCGGTCATCAACAGCCGCAATTTCGCAGCCCTCAGCCCGTTCTACACCTTCCCTGCGGGTCGCAAGTCGGGGAACCATTGGGGCGAGGCGGTGACGCTTCTCAAGACGCGCGCCGGCTCGTCCTTCTGGTTTAATTTCCACCGGCAGGACATCGGCCACACGCTTATCATCGGCCCCACCGGCGCAGGCAAGACGGTGCTGCAAAACTTCCTGCAAGCACAGCTTGAAAAGACAGGGGCCAAGCAGGTCTTTTTCGACAAGGACCGGGGCGCGGAGATCTTCGTGCGTGCCTGTGGCGGCACCTATCTGGCCTTGAGGAACGGCGAACCGACGGGTTTTGCCCCGTTGAAGGGTCTCTCGCCGACACACGAAAACATGGCGTTTCTCCGCCAGTTCATCCGCGTGCTGGTGCGGCGCGAAGGGCGGCCGCTCACGGTCGGCGAAGAGAAGCTGATCGACGATGGCCTTGATGCGGTGATGAAGCTCCCTGCCGAGAAGCGATCATTCCACGATCTGCGTGAGTTGCTAAGCTACTCGGACGCGGAGGGCATCGGTGCGCGGCTCGAACGCTGGTGTTCGGGCGGCCCATTGGGCTGGGCGTTCGATGGCCCGGTCGATGAAGTGTCGCTGGCGGCCCGCTTCGTCGGTTTTGACATGACGGACTTCCTCGAAAACCCGGAAATCCGCACGCCGATGATGCTCTACCTTTTCCATCGGGTCGACGAGCTGCTGGACGGCCAGCGTGTCGTGGTGGACATCGACGAGTTCTGGAAGGCATTACAGGACGACGCTTTCCGGGCCTTCGCACAGGACGGTCTCAAGACCTTCCGCAAGCGCAATGCGTTCATGGTCTTCGGCACCCAATCCCCGGCTGACGCCCTGCGCTCGCCGATTGCGCATTCGATCATCGAACAGACCGCGACGAAGATCCTCCTGCCCAATTCCGATGCCAAGAAATCCGACTATTGCGACGGTTTGGGCCTAACGGAAGCGGAATACCGCCTGATCCGCGAGGATCTGACACCGGAGAGCCGCTGCTTCCTCGTCAAGCAGGGCCACACGTCCATCGTTGCGAAGCTCGATCTCGGCGGAATGGGCGATGAATTATCCGTGCTTTCTGGCCGCGCCGAAACTCTGGCGGTCATGGAAGATGCCATTGCCCGAGCGGGCAACGATCCTGCGGCGTGGCTGCCGCTCTTCTACGCACATGAAAGGAGAAGCTGA
- a CDS encoding type IV secretion system protein VirB3, which produces MDKLAEDKVFLALTRPSVFMGLPLEAILPIIMVCMVFWGIMHNPFFPLAMFGALYFPARMIVHYDYNAFRLWGLWFQTVFLSKNRKFWGGGSYSPVRLSQGVKRKQFGNG; this is translated from the coding sequence ATGGACAAGCTGGCCGAGGATAAGGTCTTTCTCGCCCTGACCAGGCCATCGGTGTTCATGGGATTGCCGCTGGAGGCGATCCTGCCGATCATCATGGTCTGCATGGTTTTTTGGGGGATCATGCACAATCCCTTCTTCCCCCTGGCCATGTTCGGAGCGCTCTACTTCCCGGCCCGCATGATAGTCCACTACGACTACAATGCGTTTCGGCTGTGGGGCCTTTGGTTTCAGACCGTATTTCTCTCCAAAAACCGCAAATTCTGGGGGGGCGGGAGCTACTCTCCCGTCCGCCTGTCCCAAGGCGTGAAGCGGAAGCAATTCGGCAATGGCTAA
- a CDS encoding TrbC/VirB2 family protein yields the protein MKFTSKLGRMMSDRRARQLVGFAGALALISIAQPALADGTAIESGLTTIKTWMTTIASVVGIIAVMAVGYAKLTGRMDWGRAVTVLIGIGIIFSAATIVGWMGGSGS from the coding sequence ATGAAATTCACATCGAAGTTGGGCCGGATGATGTCCGATCGCCGCGCCCGCCAACTCGTCGGCTTCGCCGGCGCCCTGGCCCTCATCTCGATCGCGCAGCCGGCCCTTGCGGACGGCACCGCCATCGAGAGCGGCCTTACGACCATCAAGACATGGATGACCACGATCGCGTCCGTGGTCGGCATCATCGCCGTGATGGCCGTCGGCTATGCAAAGCTGACCGGCCGCATGGATTGGGGGCGGGCCGTCACCGTGCTGATCGGGATCGGCATCATCTTCTCGGCCGCGACCATCGTGGGCTGGATGGGCGGATCGGGCAGCTAA
- a CDS encoding LPD7 domain-containing protein, translated as MSETNSIAPSTRADTRLVVSSFSPSADYRDQEQVAIYAGKDATLIATTGNSRDPLAEDRARKLVADPDFKRLVESRAPEAKEALGVGTHIDGQGGVRLPEQMSALSRPGSEGAPDVVIAEHGADHGKDLAESLAQSASIQSALAQAAPERSTFEIPPDMAKRYSMRVVESPDGGNRRLGVFFAGDRLNPSLEIIDDRIIARDEDPETIAALVRLAQHNGWETIDVHGTPEFTKAVWEAGSRAGLTVKGYEPSFAEAERMAGLRSREEERRQEAATRGAPANAAQTAERAVQAMETVASAASESDGAVGSPEVDASAQRRPSPAAAREAGERAALDERAIVERVFERGIRELETSGDPRARAVRETASALVDQIYGAQEERAVARSTRDQDRQPQPERDAQVVREERQRSEEAKRHRDSEELADLFLHGAADTIAAEPRLANALQAQAAMEQHIAEVFKGDAMQVASETRDSRQMISDVLRRGLDVSVREPAPVRRIEPVQSSPTLER; from the coding sequence ATGAGCGAGACCAATTCCATCGCGCCCAGCACGCGCGCCGATACGCGGCTCGTGGTCAGCAGCTTTTCTCCCAGCGCCGACTATCGCGACCAAGAGCAAGTCGCGATCTATGCTGGGAAGGATGCGACTTTGATTGCCACCACGGGCAACAGCCGCGATCCGCTCGCCGAAGATCGCGCCCGGAAGCTGGTGGCGGACCCGGATTTCAAGCGTCTGGTGGAATCGAGGGCGCCGGAAGCCAAAGAGGCTCTGGGCGTCGGCACGCATATAGACGGACAGGGCGGCGTTCGCCTGCCCGAGCAAATGTCAGCGCTGAGCCGGCCCGGTTCGGAAGGCGCTCCCGATGTGGTGATTGCCGAACATGGGGCCGATCACGGCAAAGACCTTGCCGAAAGCCTCGCCCAAAGCGCGTCCATCCAATCGGCGCTTGCGCAGGCCGCTCCCGAACGGTCCACGTTCGAGATCCCGCCCGATATGGCGAAGCGGTACTCCATGCGGGTTGTCGAATCCCCCGATGGTGGCAATCGACGCCTCGGCGTGTTCTTTGCCGGGGATCGGTTGAACCCGTCGCTCGAAATCATCGATGACCGGATCATCGCCCGCGACGAAGATCCCGAAACGATAGCTGCGCTGGTCAGACTCGCGCAGCATAATGGCTGGGAAACGATTGACGTTCATGGGACGCCCGAGTTTACCAAGGCGGTATGGGAGGCCGGCTCCCGCGCCGGTTTGACGGTCAAAGGTTACGAGCCGTCGTTCGCCGAAGCCGAGCGGATGGCGGGCCTGCGGAGCCGGGAAGAGGAGCGCAGGCAGGAAGCGGCGACGCGTGGAGCGCCGGCCAACGCCGCCCAAACCGCCGAGCGGGCCGTGCAGGCCATGGAAACGGTCGCGAGCGCCGCATCGGAAAGCGATGGCGCCGTCGGCTCCCCGGAAGTCGATGCGAGCGCCCAGCGCAGACCTTCTCCGGCCGCAGCTCGCGAAGCCGGCGAGAGGGCCGCGCTCGACGAGCGGGCGATCGTCGAGCGCGTGTTCGAGCGGGGAATCCGGGAGCTGGAGACGAGCGGCGATCCGCGTGCGCGCGCGGTCCGCGAGACGGCATCGGCGCTGGTCGATCAGATCTATGGGGCTCAGGAGGAGCGGGCGGTCGCGCGTTCGACACGCGATCAGGATCGCCAGCCCCAGCCCGAGCGGGACGCCCAGGTCGTTCGCGAGGAGCGCCAGCGATCAGAAGAGGCCAAGCGGCATCGCGATAGCGAGGAACTGGCTGACTTATTTCTCCACGGTGCTGCCGACACGATCGCGGCCGAACCGCGCCTTGCCAACGCGCTCCAGGCGCAGGCGGCCATGGAACAGCATATCGCCGAGGTCTTCAAAGGGGATGCGATGCAGGTTGCGTCGGAGACCCGTGACAGTCGGCAGATGATCTCGGACGTGCTTCGGCGCGGCCTTGATGTGTCGGTCCGCGAACCGGCTCCCGTTCGGCGAATAGAGCCGGTCCAGTCCTCCCCAACATTGGAGAGGTAA
- a CDS encoding lytic transglycosylase domain-containing protein, producing MIYAVAAIATLAQQCAPEIATEAVVPLVMTESSGDSLKINVNKGPRVRAGSVAEGAAIVRRYVAAGYTVDVGLAQVNSANFARLGVSVEEVFDPCTNLRLASAVLQEGYGLATRHYTGLDAISATYSLYNTGTLTRGFRNGYVGRVWSAAAALGSVQAPPALPVPSTPASDTPASNNGPANDRDSWVVGQIASNDIEVFK from the coding sequence ATGATCTACGCGGTCGCCGCCATTGCCACGCTGGCGCAGCAATGCGCGCCGGAAATCGCGACCGAAGCGGTTGTGCCGCTCGTCATGACGGAGAGTAGCGGCGACTCCCTCAAGATCAACGTCAACAAGGGGCCGCGCGTTCGTGCCGGCTCCGTCGCTGAAGGCGCAGCGATCGTCCGTCGCTATGTCGCTGCTGGCTACACCGTCGATGTCGGCTTGGCCCAGGTCAATTCGGCCAATTTCGCGCGCCTCGGGGTCTCGGTCGAAGAGGTGTTCGATCCTTGCACCAATCTGCGGCTCGCTTCCGCTGTGCTGCAAGAAGGCTATGGTCTGGCAACCCGGCATTACACGGGCCTCGATGCGATCTCCGCGACCTATTCGCTCTACAATACCGGAACGCTGACGCGGGGATTTCGCAACGGCTATGTCGGCCGCGTGTGGTCGGCCGCGGCCGCGCTGGGTTCCGTCCAGGCGCCGCCAGCTCTCCCCGTTCCTTCCACGCCCGCGAGCGACACGCCGGCCTCGAATAACGGGCCAGCGAACGATCGCGATAGCTGGGTGGTCGGCCAAATTGCTTCCAACGATATCGAGGTCTTCAAATGA
- a CDS encoding muramidase → MLPAVLTAKAIQLCAAGLGAAVTTPAPPYAIIVHTGASLTRQPDNEADAEATVRDLLALGADFDAGPLAIKGRDFATYGITPASVFDPCALAQVDDGSQRASIPTTATVSGVTALLRRAFAARITDTIRPMNATYGARYSWHKFGQAVDFVPAAGVNSITRDQIRALMGQSGIRLIELLGPGDRGHSNHWHIAFARPGQVIDRIRPVEEDEDWIVNVASADVRRPSAISGTDAPSAPVSALQPTEKAPPRWDVFAAEEWRVSHGGGS, encoded by the coding sequence ATGCTTCCAGCGGTGCTTACGGCAAAGGCGATTCAGCTCTGCGCAGCAGGGTTGGGCGCTGCCGTGACCACCCCGGCACCGCCCTACGCGATCATCGTTCACACGGGCGCCTCGCTGACCCGTCAGCCCGACAATGAGGCCGACGCAGAAGCGACAGTGCGTGATCTGCTTGCGCTCGGCGCGGACTTCGATGCCGGACCGCTTGCGATCAAGGGCCGGGACTTCGCGACATACGGCATCACTCCGGCATCCGTGTTCGACCCGTGCGCGCTGGCGCAGGTCGATGATGGTTCGCAACGGGCCTCCATCCCCACCACGGCTACGGTATCGGGGGTAACAGCGCTGCTACGGCGGGCGTTTGCCGCCCGCATCACCGACACAATCAGGCCCATGAACGCGACATACGGGGCGCGTTATAGCTGGCACAAATTCGGGCAAGCCGTGGATTTCGTCCCTGCTGCCGGCGTCAACTCGATCACGCGCGACCAAATCCGCGCCCTTATGGGGCAAAGCGGCATCCGGCTCATAGAGCTGCTTGGGCCGGGGGATCGGGGTCACTCCAATCATTGGCATATCGCGTTCGCGCGCCCTGGACAGGTCATCGACCGCATCCGGCCCGTCGAAGAGGACGAGGACTGGATCGTCAATGTCGCCAGTGCCGACGTTCGCCGTCCATCTGCAATCTCTGGAACCGATGCGCCCTCCGCGCCCGTGTCGGCCCTGCAACCCACCGAGAAAGCGCCGCCCCGATGGGACGTATTCGCGGCGGAAGAGTGGCGCGTATCTCATGGAGGTGGTTCATGA